In one window of Brassica rapa cultivar Chiifu-401-42 chromosome A07, CAAS_Brap_v3.01, whole genome shotgun sequence DNA:
- the LOC103831868 gene encoding uncharacterized protein LOC103831868: MNCRRMLKSVQALSAHSFLFCFTLVLVLKLDHTVSYSWWVVCLPLWAFHAVVSRGRFSLPAPIAPRNRRWAPCHAIVATPLLIAFELLLCVYLESAHARWPPAVSLKIVFLPLLAFEVTILVDNARMCRALMPGDEESINDEAIWEALPHFWVAISMVFFLAATVFTLLKLSGDVAALGWWDLFINFGIAECFAFLVCTKWSNPVIHRGSPVREPGSSSTITRYVVSNSGLSDFSEDDMHQDGTCGLQDIGGHIMKIPLIIFQVVLCMHLEGTPEAAKYIPVPVLFSPLFLLQGVGILFAASKLVEKFVLLLRGDDDTGLYFRISSTAHDCLGFLHHGSRLLGWWSIDEGSQEEQARLYFDQESGYSTFCGHPPEIVKKMPKKDLAEEVWRLQAALGEQTEITKFSQQEYERLQNEKVLCRICFEREISVVLLPCRHRVLCRNCSEKCKKCPFCRVTIEERLPVYDV; this comes from the exons ATGAACTGTCGGAGAATGTTAAAGTCCGTACAAGCCTTGTCGGCTCACAGCTTCCTCTTCTGTTTCACCCTCGTTTTGGTCCTCAAACTTGACCACACCGTCTCTTACTCCTGGTG GGTTGTGTGTCTACCTCTGTGGGCTTTCCACGCTGTTGTTTCTAGGGGAAGATTCTCACTTCCTGCTCCCATTGCTCCTCGTAACCGTCGT TGGGCTCCATGTCATGCTATTGTTGCAACGCCTTTGCTTATAGCTTTCGAATTACTCCTCTGCGTATACCTCGAGAGTGCACATG CTCGTTGGCCACCGGCTGTGAGCTTGAAGATTGTGTTTCTCCCTTTATTGGCGTTTGAAGTAACTATACTTGTGGACAATGCCAG AATGTGTCGAGCGCTGATGCCTGGAGATGAAGAGAGCATAAATGATGAAGCAATATGGGAAGCACTTCCT CATTTCTGGGTTGCAATTTCCATGGTGTTCTTTTTAGCTGCTACAGTCTTCACCCTCCTAAAGCTGTCCG GTGATGTAGCTGCTCTTGGCTGGTGGGATTTATTCATTAACTTCGG AATTGCAGAGTGCTTTGCTTTTCTTGTTTGTACAAAATGGTCCAATCCAGTTATCCATAGAGGCTCACCTGTCAGAGAACCCGGATCATCTTCCACCATTACTAGATATGTTGTTTCAAACAGTGGCCTTTCAGATTTTTCAGAAGACGACATGCACCAAGATGGAACGTGTGGCCTGCAAGATATCGGTGGTCATATTATGAAAATCCCCCTCATTATATTTCAAGTTGTGCTTTGCATGCATCTCGAG GGGACTCCTGAAGCTGCTAAGTATATACCTGTCCCTGTCCTGTTTTCTCCACTCTTCTTACTGCAAGGCGTTGGTATTCTATTTGCTGCTTCTAAATTAGTAGAGAAGTTTGTTCTATTGCTGCGGGGCGACGATGATACAGGATTGTATTTTAGAATTTCATCCACAGCGCATGATTGCTTGGGTTTCTTACACCATGGATCCAG GCTGCTAGGTTGGTGGTCAATTGATGAAGGAAGTCAGGAGGAGCAAGCTCGTCTCTACTTTGATCAAGAGTCCGG TTACAGTACCTTCTGTGGTCATCCGCCTGAAATAGTCAAGAAAATGCCTAAGAAAGATCTTGCTGAGGAG GTGTGGAGACTTCAAGCAGCACTTGGTGAACAAACAGAAATCACAAAGTTCAGTCAGCAGGAATATGAGAGACTGCAAAAT GAGAAAGTTCTGTGTAGGATTTGTTTCGAAAGAGAGATCAGTGTGGTATTGCTTCCATGCAGACACCGTGTTCTCTGCAG AAACTGCTCAGAGAAGTGTAAAAAATGTCCCTTCTGCCGTGTAACCATCGAAGAGCGGCTCCCCGTATATG